Proteins encoded within one genomic window of Humulus lupulus chromosome 1, drHumLupu1.1, whole genome shotgun sequence:
- the LOC133779354 gene encoding uncharacterized protein LOC133779354, giving the protein MADSNQGVLPSSTVVNPKDYVKFKKDILSNKRKIEDYETVALTKECSEIIQKKLPQNLRDPGSFTMRCTIGNFHCERALCDFSANINLMSMSVFRRLGLGEARPTTLTLQLVDRSLTHSQGIIEDVLVKMDKFIFPVDFIGLDMEEDEDVPIIFGRPFLATGQAWIDVEKGELRLRVQSDEVVFNVFKTLKYPRECDRLFSVNVIEESLSKGKLIEDPL; this is encoded by the exons ATGGCGGACAGTAATCAAGGGGTTCTACCTAGTTCAACTGTGGTGAACCCCAAAGA ttatgtgaagtttaagaAAGATatattgtctaataagagaaaaatagAGGATTATGAAACCGTGGCTTTGACAAAAGAGTGTAGTGAAATTATTCAAAAGAAGCTTCCTCAAAATTTAAGAGATCCAGGCAGTTTCACTATGCGTTGCACCATTGGGAATTTTCATTGTGAGAGGGCTTTATGTGATTTTAGTGCAAACATTAATCTAATGTCGATGTCCGTATTTCGACGACTaggtttgggggaagctagacccACTACTCTTACTCTTCAATTGGTCGACCGTTCATTGACACATTCCCAaggtattattgaagatgttcttgtcaAAATGGACAAATTCATCTTTCCCGTAGATTTTATTGggcttgatatggaggaagatgaagatgTTCCAATTATTTTTGggagaccatttttagccactGGTCAAGCCTGGATAGATGTTGAAAAAGGAGAGTTGAGGCTAAGAGTGCAGAGCGATGAGGTGGTATTTAATGTATTCAAGACTTTGAAGTATCCTAGAGAATGTGATAGGTTATTTAGTGTGAATGTAATTGAGGAAAGTTTGTCGAAGGGAAAACTCATTGAAGATCCACTTTAG